One genomic region from Mastacembelus armatus chromosome 21, fMasArm1.2, whole genome shotgun sequence encodes:
- the LOC113123277 gene encoding inosine-uridine preferring nucleoside hydrolase: MSKKLLVDVDCGVDDAQAIMMALASPNVEILGITCVHGNTTVENVCKNVLRVLQCCNKLEIPVFKGAAKPINGNNINAGHFHGQDGLGDVPDPNAPGLDLVQEENAVSAMIRIVSENPGKISLVATAPLTNLALAVKMDPSLPSKLRGLYIMGGNTESRGNTTVVGEFNFVADSEAAYIVLNEYQCPTYLACWEFTCYNKLPWEFCDAWLAQDTDKSRFMARIFHYSIEASKTERLQKELVAGAGFISCDSYAMAAAIDDSFIIEKDQYPVSVELNGTHTRGMMIVDTIGFLKKTHEAFILKKVDMEKFKEMMMAALK; the protein is encoded by the exons ATGAGTAAAAAGCTGCTGGTGGATGTAGATTGCGGTGTGGATGATGCTCAGGCTATCATGATGGCACTGGCCTCACCCAACGTGGAGATCCTGGGTATTACTTGTGTGCACGGAAACACCACAGTGGAGAACGTGTGTAAGAACGTACTGCGTGTTCTGCAGTGCTGCAATAAGCTCGAG ATTCCAGTTTTTAAAGGTGCTGCTAAGCCTATCAATGGGAACAACATCAATGCGGGACACTTCCATGGTCAGGACGGACTGGGAGATGTTCCTGACCCGAACGCTCCTGGTCTGGACCTGGTACAGGAGGAGAATGCTGTTTCAGCTATGATCAGGATTGTCAGTGAAAACCCAGGGAAG ATATCTTTGGTTGCCACAGCACCACTCACCAACCTGGCTCTGGCTGTGAAGATGGATCCATCTCTGCCGAGCAAACTGCGAGGTCTCTACATCATGGGAGGCAACACTGAAT CTCGAGGAAACACCACCGTGGTTGGCGAGTTCAATTTTGTAGCTGATTCAGAAGCTGCTTACATTGTCCTGAATGAGTACCAGTGTCCTACATACCTGGCCTGCTGGGAGTTTACCTGCTACAACAAGCTGCCCTGG GAGTTTTGCGATGCCTGGCTGGCGCAGGACACCGATAAGTCTCGCTTCATGGCACGGATCTTCCACTACAGCATAGAGGCATCAAAAACAGAGCGCCTGCAGAAAGAGCTTGTCGCTGGTGCAGGTTTTATCTCCTGCGATTCATACGCCATGGCAGCCGCTATAGATGATTCATTCATCATAGAAAAGGACCAATATCCGGTTAGCGTAGAGTTGAATGGCACACATACCAGGGGAATGATGATAGTAGATACCATTGGCTTTCTGAAGAAGACTCATGAGGCTTTCATCTTGAAGAAAGTGGATATGGAGAAGTTTAAGGAGATGATGATGGCTGCTCTGAAGTAA
- the coa5 gene encoding cytochrome c oxidase assembly factor 5 — protein sequence MPKYYEDKEEDNRACAGIREDFKACLLQHDCVVKEGKMPSECLKEGHCRALQTSFFECKRSMLDTRARFRGRKGY from the exons ATGCCCAAATACTACGAGGACAAAGAGGAGGACAACAGAGCATGCGCCGGCATCAGAGAGGACTTCAAGGCTTGTCTCCTTCAGCACGACTGTGTGGTGAAG GAGGGGAAGATGCCCAGTGAGTGTTTGAAGGAAGGCCACTGCAGAGCCCTGCAGACGTCATTCTTCGAGTGCAAGAGATCAATG CTGGACACAAGGGCAAGATTCAGAGGAAGGAAAGGATACTGA